In Ancalomicrobiaceae bacterium S20, the following proteins share a genomic window:
- a CDS encoding ABC transporter ATP-binding protein, translating into MKVPLVTIEGLSVAFDGVTVLRGIDLAVGRGEAVGLVGESGSGKSVTWLAALGLLPGHAAIGGRVLLDGQDLLTASKRTLEDVRGGRIAMIFQDPASSLNPVLSIRRQLAESLALHRGLSGTAIKAEAKRLLDLVGIPDAERRLSAFPHEFSGGQNQRIMIAMALAGRPDLLVADEPTTALDTTIQSQILDLLQSIRREMDMALVLISHDLGIVAENCDRVAVMYAGRIVEEAPATTLFDDPRHPYTRGLLGALPPIDGPRRRLTAIPGVVPDPRDMPAGCAFGPRCLHADRRCQSAMPALDRIGEGRRVACVLDGARAAAPTLPATATSIGATA; encoded by the coding sequence ATGAAGGTGCCCCTCGTCACGATCGAGGGCCTCAGCGTCGCCTTCGACGGCGTGACCGTGCTGCGCGGCATCGATCTCGCGGTCGGCCGGGGCGAGGCGGTCGGGCTCGTGGGCGAGTCCGGCTCGGGGAAATCGGTGACCTGGCTCGCCGCGCTCGGCCTCCTGCCGGGCCATGCCGCGATCGGCGGCCGGGTGCTGCTCGACGGCCAGGATCTGCTGACCGCCTCGAAGCGCACGCTCGAAGACGTGCGCGGCGGGCGGATCGCGATGATCTTCCAGGATCCTGCGTCGAGCCTCAATCCGGTGCTGTCGATCCGCCGGCAACTCGCCGAGAGCCTCGCGCTGCATCGCGGCCTGTCGGGGACCGCGATCAAGGCCGAGGCGAAGCGGCTGCTCGACCTAGTCGGCATTCCCGACGCCGAACGGCGGCTCTCGGCCTTCCCGCATGAGTTCTCCGGCGGTCAGAACCAGCGCATCATGATCGCCATGGCGCTCGCCGGCCGGCCGGATCTGCTCGTCGCCGACGAGCCGACGACCGCGCTCGACACCACGATCCAGTCGCAGATCCTCGATCTGTTGCAGTCGATCCGGCGCGAGATGGACATGGCCCTCGTGCTGATCAGCCACGATCTCGGCATCGTGGCGGAGAACTGCGACCGGGTCGCGGTCATGTATGCCGGCCGCATCGTGGAAGAAGCGCCGGCGACGACGCTGTTCGACGATCCGCGCCACCCCTACACGCGCGGCCTCCTCGGCGCGCTGCCGCCGATCGACGGGCCGCGCCGGCGGCTGACCGCGATCCCGGGCGTCGTGCCGGATCCGCGCGATATGCCGGCCGGCTGCGCCTTCGGGCCGCGCTGCCTGCACGCCGACCGGCGCTGCCAGAGCGCGATGCCGGCGCTCGACCGCATCGGCGAGGGGCGGCGCGTCGCCTGCGTGCTCGACGGCGCGCGCGCCGCCGCGCCGACCCTGCCGGCCACCGCCACCTCGATCGGAGCCACCGCATGA